One region of Carassius carassius chromosome 41, fCarCar2.1, whole genome shotgun sequence genomic DNA includes:
- the LOC132122872 gene encoding flotillin-2 translates to MGCCLTVGPNEALVVSGACCGSDAKTYVVGGWAWAWWLISDTQRITLEIMTLQPKCEDVETAEGVAITVTGCAQVKVMTDQDLLAVACEQFLGKSVMEIKAVVLQTLEGHLRSILGTLTVEQIYQDRDEFARLVREVAAPDVGRMGIEILSFTIKDVYDKLDYLSSLGKTQTAAVQRDADIGVAEAERDAGIREAECKKEMMDVKFLADTRMADSKRELELQKAAFNQEVNTKKAESQLAYELQAAKEQQKIRLEEIEIEVVQRKKQISIEEKEIERTEKELIATVKRPAEAEAYKMQQLAEGQKLKKVLIAQAESEKIRKIGEAEAISISSVGKAEAESMRLKAEAYQQYGEAAKTALVLEALPKIAGKVAAPLARTNEIVILSGDGSRVTGEVNRLLAELPVSINALTGVDLSKMPLLQKMTGAQA, encoded by the exons ATGGGTTGCTGCCTGACTGTTGGACCAAACGAAGCGCTCGTTGTGTCAG GTGCCTGTTGTGGGTCAGATGCAAAGACGTATGTGGTGGGAGGCTGGGCGTGGGCATGGTGGCTTATATCAGACACACAGAG AATTACACTAGAGATTATGACACTACAGCCTAAGTGTGAAGACGTGGAGACAGCAGAGGGAGTCGCTATTACAGTGACAGGATGTGCTCAA GTCAAGGTTATGACTGACCAAGACTTGCTGGCGGTTGCCTGTGAGCAGTTTCTGGGGAAGTCTGTCATGGAAATCAAGGCTGTGGTTCTGCAAACCCTAGAAGGACATTTGCGTTCTATCTTAG GTACTTTGACAGTGGAGCAGATCTACCAGGACAGAGATGAGTTTGCTCGGCTGGTGAGGGAGGTGGCAGCTCCTGATGTGGGCCGGATGGGCATTGAGATCCTCAGCTTCACTATAAAA GATGTCTATGATAAACTGGACTACCTGAGCTCTCTTGGAAAAACACAGACAGCGGCTGTACAAAGGGACGCGGACATCGGAGTGGCTGAGGCAGAGAGGGATGCTGGGATTAGA GAAGCTGAGTGCAAGAAAGAAATGATGGATGTGAAGTTCTTGGCGGACACTAGAATGGCCGACTCCAAACGAGAGCTGGAGCTGCAGAAAGCTGCTTTCAATCAGGAAGTGAACACTAAG AAAGCTGAGTCTCAGCTTGCCTATGAACTACAGGCAGCTAAAGAGCAGCAGAAGATCAGATTGGAGGAGATTGAAATCGAGGTTGTTCAGAGGAAAAAACAGATCTCCATCGAGGAGAAAGAGATTGAGAGGACAGAGAAGGAGCTGATTGCGACGGTCAAGCGTCCTGCTGAAGCAGAGGCTTACAAGATGCAGCAACTAGCTGAAGGACAAAA GTTGAAGAAAGTGCTGATTGCTCAGGCCGAGTCAGAGAAGATCAGGAAGATCGGAGAGGCAGAGGCCATCTCTATCTCATCTGTGGGGAAGGCTGAGGCCGAGAGTATGAGGCTGAAGGCAGAGGCCTACCAGCAGTACGGAGAGGCCGCCAAGACTGCGCTTGTCCTAGAAGCGCTGCCCAAG ATTGCTGGAAAGGTAGCGGCTCCTCTGGCCAGGACCAATGAGATTGTTATTCTGAGTGGGGATGGAAGCCGTGTGACCGGAGAAGTGAACCGCCTCCTCGCCGAACTGCCCGTGTCTATTAATGCACTCACGGGTGTGGACCTGTCCAAG ATGCCTCTGTTGCAGAAGATGACAGGTGCTCAAGCATGA